TCGACCGCATCGTTCGCGGGGAAGACGCCGAGTCGATCAAGCAGTACGTCAGCGACGTTATCGAGGACTACCAAGACGGGAACGTCAACTACGACGACGTGGGTATCCCCGGCGGTATCGGGAAGAAACTCGACAACTACGACACCGACACTGCACAGGTGCGGGGCGCGAAATACGCCAACCTCCTGCTGGGGACGAACTTCCAGAGCGGCTCGAAACCGAAGCGGCTGTATCTCGACCGAGTCCATTCCGATTTCTTCCAGCGTATCGAGGACGAGGAGGGATTGGACCCCCAGCGGGACCCGCTGTACGGCGAGTTCCGTCGGGACCCCGATGTAATCTGTTTCGAGTACGCAGACCAGATTCCAGCGGAGTTCGAGATCGACTGGGACAAGATGCTCGATAAGACGCTGAAAGGCCCGATTGCACGTATTCTGGAGGCGATGGACATCTCTTGGGAGGAGGTCAAATCCGGTCAGGAACAGACGGGACTCAGTAGTTTCATGTAACCCACAGAGGGCGAGCGCTTATCTCTGAAAGAAATATTATTTCTATATACTAAAGTTGAGTTCACGGCAATGCGAAAGCTTCATGGGTGAAACGTACCTTCTTTCGGTTGACCTAAGAGATACCTATGGCTAAACTCGAAATCAACAATCTCCACGCAGAAGTCGCAGAAGAGGACGGTGAGACGATTCTTCGCGGTGTCGACCTCGAAGTCGAGTCCGGTGAGATCCACGCGCTGATGGGTCCCAACGGCTCAGGAAAGTCCACGACGGCGAAGATCATCGCCGGCCACCCCGCCTACAATGTAACCGACGGGGAAGTGCTTATCCACCTCGACGAGAACGAGTTCGGTGACGAAGAGATCCCGGAGGACCTCCGGACATGGAACCTGCTCGACCTCGAACCGAACGAGCGCGCCGCGCTCGGCATCTTCCTCGGCTTCCAGTACCCGGCCGAGATCGAGGGCGTCACGATGGTGAACTTCCTCCGCACCGCGCTCAACGCCAAGCTCGAAGAGCGCGAAGAGCTGTTCGAGGACGACGAAGAAGAGGAGGCCGAAGCCGAGGGCGGCGACACCAACGAGGACGCCGCCGGCTACGACA
The Haloarcula sp. CBA1129 genome window above contains:
- a CDS encoding ABC transporter ATP-binding protein, translated to MAKLEINNLHAEVAEEDGETILRGVDLEVESGEIHALMGPNGSGKSTTAKIIAGHPAYNVTDGEVLIHLDENEFGDEEIPEDLRTWNLLDLEPNERAALGIFLGFQYPAEIEGVTMVNFLRTALNAKLEEREELFEDDEEEEAEAEGGDTNEDAAGYDTSPMEGNVEEGEIGVAEFQEILQEKMEQLDMDEKFASRYLNAGFSGGEKKQNEVLQAAILEPSVAVLDEIDSGLDIDRLQDVSNGINALRDEQGAGILQITHYQRILDYVEPDHVHVMLDGQIATSGGAELAEKLEDEGYDWVREEAYEAA